The Gouania willdenowi chromosome 7, fGouWil2.1, whole genome shotgun sequence genome includes a window with the following:
- the asxl1 gene encoding polycomb group protein ASXL1: MKDKQKRKKERTWAEAARMVLENFSDAPMTPKQILHVIQTKGLKEMRSGTAPLACLVTMLHSQVRGDRVKNSIFFKLPGRMSLFTLKKNAPQWTKGPTETDAASDPSSLTTPSASSSSAAGSGSAALAFAPTEATEQESCDSSETTAASVDNDASVDESSSSASGATEQQASSSLPQTRLSRAAGQQGRTETQPAQHAQTRLSRSRQSGRQRKKAVMMPRVVLTPLKVNGEHVSSGPMKRNRGGVDVDFETPGSILVNTNIRALINVRTFSAFPAHSQQQLLQLLPEVDRQIGSDGMARLSGSALNNEFFTHASQSWKERLAEGEFTHEMQVRFRQEMEKEKKVEAWKEKFFEEYHGQKSGLTQEESLKLTMSEANEVAASVLESDVAVVTPGAPKRRSVGRRRRDGRMRRRTRADLRRRARRTLSKATPALQSPEEAETSTQLDISTVSLGSPMSDDTVVQGEVVLQAECSVEVLEETASTEPKPAPSPEPATLPEPTPTPTPTPTPTPTSTPTPTPTPTPSPSPSPDSTSAIEEPEVAVRLLPEEAAPVLASTTSPSSSSSSSSSSASSPASSPSSPSDRQEAFAAGLDSSSSSSASSSAAVVADPLDDTASVVTSVTGGTATSSRESSPSASPATTPVPSTQPKEQKRRPDETEAFSSFPEKRPRLDDRRSFRTTIDGVRSEKPQPTTEEPKVPPIRIQLSRIKPPWVKGHPTYQICPRIVPPGEGSRRSGTGGARTLADIKARAQQARAQREAAAAVAASSEGTGPTSTRLRPASGIQTSSNGRRAREHPGPVEPGGGRGGGGGRDRGRGDSGVEEQESSSSTDSSGTQLQLLDLESASQPSSLMSTTSTSNSLESPAHQGQNDEGSECQEDKETSPSSIQSSSTTLNDRAGPLSPEVNTEPEQSPIHLLKLNQGFESTAANIEKVKEGGEKPALAPTSIPDSVPRFGAQGMDIIQTLANSSQAKEQDGNESGLSVVIKHGSHHVDSQEALSRSVVNKPNMDLFSPEHLDGSLEEKDDETGMHSDSTETASDCENECQEDDLQQPDQDWQPQLSSPRNGHLVICSPQNQQPVIQTHVTSRQGQTVIQPCFPNGLPHSNHSSTHSQDNLSFPTVSPQDVRDNDIVVKIEPGEDCRVSRQSSPEGECQGALKPSSTLHNTAVFSKKLGSTARPLSSVEANNPLVTQLLQGSLPLEKVLPSHTAHKLEISRIPGLQSRPSAARTPVPHNRPEVSAQSPSPELTKVSQIHTKSSTGPVSCVMEASAVLQYQAPGAVPVITPLPPSSSNLLSSRSKSELVSPSAVESVVIKESPGRQPSEGAIPDRHHSVHRTVPNGQLGPSPPHADPCPTEVLPAIKFNWRAPQSQHPSHYQQQLSPGPVVKNEASVRPSCQALAKSSHGISVSFPKKEPGDGYLSGGAMEGLLNMEMTLARMAKKEHSKPSYSSRSPSSSSPSPSSASSLPFQLYGKLPKQGGGVSYTASVSVMDNGGFPHSMTDGVLQLRPRLASSQATLSIQAFTDSTAEEVALKCSCRLKAMIMCQGCGAFCHDDCIGPSKLCVSCLVVR, translated from the exons AGTGGTACTGCTCCATTGGCCTGCCTGGTCACTATGCTGCACTCCCAGGTGAGAGGAGACAGAGTCAAGAACAGCATCTTCTTCAAGTTGCCTGGACGAATGAGCCTTTTCACACTGAAG AAAAATGCTCCCCAGTGGACAAAGGGTCCCACAGAGACCGACGCAGCATCAGATCCATCCAGCCTTACCACTCCATCTGCCTCCAGCAGCAGCGCTGCAGGGAGCGGCTCAGCGGCACTAGCCTTTGCTCCCACCGAGGCTACTGAGCAAGAGAGCTGTGACTCCAGTGAAACTACTGCTGCTAGTGtagataatgatg CCTCAGTGGATGAAAGTTCCTCCAGTGCCTCTGGTGCCACAGAGCAACAGGCTTCCAGTAGCCTGCCTCAGACACGTCTCAGCAGAGCAGCAGGACAACAGGGACGTACGGAAACACAACCAGCACAGCACGCCCAGACCAGACTGAGCCGGTCACGACAG TCGGGGAGGCAGAGGAAGAAAGCAGTCATGATGCCTCGTGTTGTCCTCACACCTCTCAAAGTGAATGGGGAGCATGTCTCCTCAG GTCCCATGAAGAGGAACCGAGGCGGAGTTGATGTAGACTTTGAAACACCAGGTTCTATTCTAGTCAACACTAACATCAGAGCCCTCATTAATGTGCGGACGTTCTCAGCTTTCCCTGCCCACTCACAACAGCAGCTTCTACAGCTCTTACCAGAGGTGGACCGGCAG ATTGGATCGGATGGTATGGCCAGATTGAGTGGTTCAGCTCTCAACAATGAATTCTTTACCCATGCCTCCCAAAGCTGGAAGGAGAGATTGGCTGAGG GTGAATTCACTCACGAGATGCAAGTGCGATTTCGACAAGAAATGGAGAAAGAAAAGAAGGTAGAAGCCTGGAAGGAGAAGTTTTTTGAAGAATACCATGGACAAAA GTCTGgcctaacacaagaggaatccCTTAAACTCACCATGAGTGAGGCAAATGAAGTCGCAGCCAGTGTGTTGGAGAGTGATGTGGCGGTGGTGACACCCGGGGCCCCGAAAAGACGCAGTGTGGGTCGGCGGAGGAGAGATGGCCGTATGAGAAGACGCACCCGAGCCGACCTTCGTCGCAGAGCTCGCCGTACACTCAGCAAGGCGACTCCAGCCCTGCAATCACCAGAGGAAGCTGAAACTAGCACTCAGCTGGACATTTCTACGGTCTCTCTGGGCTCTCCAATGTCCGACGATACAGTAGTTCAAGGAGAGGTTGTTCTGCAAGCAGAATGCAGTGTGGAGGTCCTGGAAGAGACTGCCTCCACAGAACCAAAGCCCGCTCCCAGCCCAGAGCCAGCCACATTACCAGAACCCACTCCTACCCCCACTCCTACTCCTACTCCTACTCCTACATCTACTCCTACTCCTACTCCAACACCCACTCCCAGTCCCAGCCCAAGCCCTGACTCTACCAGTGCCATTGAAGAACCTGAAGTTGCTGTTCGTCTTCTCCCCGAGGAAGCTGCACCTGTCCTGGCTTCCACCACCTCtccatcctcttcctcctcttcctcgtctTCTTCAGCTTCATCACCTGCCTCATCACCTTCCTCCCCATCTGATAGACAGGAGGCTTTTGCTGCAGGCTTGGACTCTTCATCATCCTCTTCTGCATCTTCAAGCGCAGCTGTTGTTGCTGATCCCCTTGACGATACTGCATCTGTGGTAACCTCTGTCACCGGGGGAACGGCCACCAGCAGCAGAGAGAGCAGCCCATCAGCCAGCCCTGCTACAACCCCTGTGCCCAGCACTCAGCCTAAGGAGCAGAAGAGGAGACCAGATGAGACCGAGGCCTTCTCCAGCTTTCCCGAAAAGAGACCACGTCTTGATGACCGTCGGTCCTTTCGTACCACAATTGACGGTGTCCGTTCAGAGAAGCCGCAGCCGACAACGGAAGAACCCAAGGTGCCGCCAATCCGG ATACAACTGTCCAGAATCAAACCACCCTGGGTCAAAGGGCACCCCACCTACCAGATCTGTCCCAGAATCGTGCCCCCCGGCGAGGGCTCGCGCCGGTCGGGGACAGGTGGGGCGCGCACCTTGGCGGACATCAAGGCACGGGCCCAGCAAGCCCGGGCCCAGCGGGAGGCCGCTGCTGCTGTTGCAGCCTCTAGCGAAGGGACAGGGCCGACCAGCACCAGGTTGCGGCCTGCTTCTGGGATACAGACTAGCAGCAATGGACGACGAGCGCGAGAGCATCCAGGACCTGTCGAGccaggaggaggacgaggaggaggtGGGGGAAGAGATAGAGGAAGGGGAGATAGTGGGGTGGAGGAACAGGAATCGTCTTCAAGCACTGATTCGTCAGGAACACAACTACAGCTTCTCGATTTAGAATCTGCTTCGCAACCTTCCTCTTTGATGTCCACCACCTCTACCTCCAATTCGTTAGAGTCTCCAGCACATCAAGGTCAAAATGATGAAGGATCTGAGTGCCAAGAGGATAAAGAAACATCACCTTCTAGCATCCAGAGTTCGTCCACTACGCTTAATGACAGGGCTGGTCCTCTCTCCCCTGAAGTTAATACTGAACCAGAACAATCGCCTATTCACTTACTCAAACTAAATCAAGGATTTGAGTCTACTGCTGCTAACATAGAAAAAGTAAAAGAGGGTGGTGAAAAGCCTGCTCTAGCCCCTACTTCAATCCCAGACTCTGTGCCGCGGTTTGGGGCTCAGGGTATGGACATTATTCAGACACTAGCTAATTCTTCTCAGGCCAAAGAACAAGATGGGAATGAGTCTGGACTCAGCGTTGTTATTAAGCATGGTTCCCATCATGTTGATTCCCAGGAGGCATTATCACGTTCAGTTGTCAATAAACCCAATATGGATCTATTTTCTCCCGAACATTTAGACGGTTCTCTGGAAGAGAAAGATGACGAAACCGGCATGCATAGTGACTCAACAGAAACTGCTTCCGACTGCGAGAATGAGTGTCAGGAGGATGATCTGCAGCAGCCTGACCAAGACTGGCAGCCCCAACTCAGCAGCCCAAGAAATGGCCATCTGGTTATCTGTAGCCCTCAGAACCAACAGCCAGTTATCCAGACCCATGTGACCAGTCGGCAAGGACAAACGGTCATTCAGCCTTGCTTCCCAAATGGTTTGCCCCACTCTAATCACAGCAGTACCCATTCCCAGGACAATCTTTCTTTTCCAACTGTTTCCCCACAAGATGTAAGAGACAATGATATTGTGGTTAAAATAGAGCCTGGAGAGGACTGCAGAGTCTCCAGGCAAAGCTCACCTGAAGGAGAATGTCAAGGAGCATTAAAGCCCTCGTCTACTCTGCATAATACAGCAGTGTTTTCTAAAAAGCTGGGCAGCACTGCAAGACCTTTGTCAAGTGTGGAAGCCAACAACCCTTTGGTTACTCAGCTTCTTCAGGGAAGCCTACCTCTGGAGAAGGTTTTACCCTCGCATACTGCGCATAAACTTGAGATAAGCAGAATACCAGGACTCCAATCTAGGCCATCAGCAGCAAGAACACCAGTGCCTCACAACAGGCCTGAGGTCTCAGCCCAGTCTCCTAGCCCAGAGCTGACCAAGGTTTCTCAGATTCACACTAAATCGTCAACAGGCCCAGTGTCCTGTGTAATGGAAGCTTCTGCTGTTTTGCAGTACCAGGCCCCTGGTGCAGTCCCAGTAATCACTCCTCTGCCTCCCTCCTCTTCCAACTTATTGTCCTCTAGAAGTAAGTCAGAACTTGTCTCTCCGTCGGCTGTGGAGTCTGTTGTTATTAAAGAGTCTCCAGGCCGTCAACCTTCAGAGGGAGCTATTCCTGACAGGCATCATTCCGTCCACCGAACAGTGCCTAATGGTCAGTTAGGTCCCTCACCTCCCCATGCTGATCCCTGCCCCACTGAGGTATTGCCAGCAATAAAATTTAATTGGCGAGCTCCGCAGTCTCAACACCCCTCTCATTACCAGCAGCAGTTGTCTCCAGGTCCTGTTGTGAAAAATGAAGCTAGTGTGCGGCCATCTTGCCAGGCCCTTGCCAAATCTTCTCATGGGATATCTGTAAGTTTTCCCAAAAAGGAACCTGGGGATGGTTACCTTAGTGGGGGGGCAATGGAGGGACTCCTTAATATGGAGATGACATTAGCCAGAATGGCAAAGAAAGAGCATAGTAAACCCTCTTATTCCTCCAGgtctccctcctcctcttctcccTCGCCCTCCTCTGCTTCTTCCCTTCCGTTTCAGCTTTATGGAAAGCTCCCCAAGCAAGGAGGAGGTGTGAGTTACACAGCCAGTGTATCAGTGATGGACAATGGGGGTTTCCCTCACAGCATGACAGATGGTGTCCTCCAGCTCCGCCCCCGCCTGGCTTCCAGTCAAGCGACCCTCAGTATCCAGGCCTTTACTGATAGTACGGCCGAGGAGGTGGCACTCAAGTGCTCGTGCCGCCTCAAGGCCATGATCATGTGCCAAGGCTGCGGTGCCTTCTGCCATGATGATTGCATTGGGCCCTCCAAACTCTGCGTGTCATGCCTGGTGGTCAGATAG